In Nitrospinota bacterium, a single window of DNA contains:
- a CDS encoding cob(I)yrinic acid a,c-diamide adenosyltransferase, whose product QTWLEAKKFLANEEISVVVLDEITYMINYKYLDESEILLALSNRPKDQHVIITGRAASQALIDVSDTVSEVEDIKHAFRANIRAQKGIDL is encoded by the coding sequence CTCAAACTTGGCTTGAGGCAAAAAAGTTTCTAGCTAATGAAGAAATATCAGTTGTTGTTCTTGATGAAATCACTTACATGATAAATTATAAGTATCTTGATGAATCTGAGATTTTATTAGCACTCTCGAATAGACCCAAAGATCAGCATGTTATTATTACTGGAAGAGCAGCTAGTCAGGCCTTGATTGATGTTTCAGACACAGTTAGCGAGGTGGAAGACATAAAGCACGCTTTTAGAGCCAATATCAGAGCTCAAAAAGGAATTGATTTGTAA